In the genome of Raphanus sativus cultivar WK10039 chromosome 4, ASM80110v3, whole genome shotgun sequence, one region contains:
- the LOC108835770 gene encoding probable ribose-5-phosphate isomerase 4, chloroplastic — protein sequence MVVAAASTSFSFSSAVFTRRRSFRRVSVPRVSATLSQEPSPLLRAAHHTVDSYVKSGMVIGLGSGEASDLAIRYLGHQLRSGSIQNVVGVPMSARSASEAAKFGVPLKHFRDDFQIDFAFHDADAVEEGTLISVIGRPRTTQEDDYILRQKSIVKAAVEAVFMIKDEQYKSGLEGSIPVLVQSLNWLATAEEIDDLYLGDAEVWRRASVGDAGPLGGDFPIVTSDGHNILDVIFTTPIPSLADVGKSLDTIDGVVDHGIVMKNRCRVVIAGETEVRTVSLQTSAVEGGV from the exons ATGGTAGTTGCGGCTGCATCCACTTCCTTTTCATTCTCGTCCGCCGTTTTCACGCGCCGTCGCAGCTTCAGACGTGTTTCAGTACCTCGAGTAAGCGCCACTCTTTCTCAGGAGCCCTCTCCTCTTCTCCGAGCTGCTCACCACACC GTGGATAGTTACGTGAAGAGTGGTATGGTTATTGGTTTAGGATCCGGAGAAGCTTCGGACTTGGCTATACGTTATTTGGGTCATCAACTTCGTTCTGGTTCTATACAAAATGTTGTTGGTGTACCAAT GTCTGCTCGAAGTGCGAGCGAAGCAGCAAAGTTTGGAGTCCCCTTGAAACATTTCCGGGATGATTTTCAG ATTGATTTTGCATTCCATGACGCTGATGCTGTAGAAGAGGGTACGCTTATCTCAGTTATCGGGAGACCGAGAACAACACAGGAAGATGACTATATTCTGCGACAAAAG TCTATTGTGAAAGCAGCTGTTGAGGCAGTCTTCATGATAAAGGATGAGCAATACAAGTCTGGCCTTGAAGGATCTATCCCTGTCTTAGTTCAATCT CTAAATTGGTTAGCTACAGCTGAGGAGATAGATGACTTGTACTTAGGAGACGCAGAGGTGTGGAGAAGAGCTTCTGTAGGAGATGCAGGCCCTCTTGGAGGAGACTTTCCTATTGTCACAAGTGATGGTCACAACATTCTTGATGTTATCTTCACAACTCCTATCCCAAGCCTCG CTGACGTGGGTAAAAGCCTGGATACGATTGATGGGGTTGTGGACCATGGAATTGTTATGAAAAACAG ATGCAGGGTGGTGATCGCCGGAGAGACAGAAGTAAGAACTGTTAGTTTGCAGACAAGTGCAGTGGAAGGTGGTGTATGA